A stretch of the Malus sylvestris chromosome 10, drMalSylv7.2, whole genome shotgun sequence genome encodes the following:
- the LOC126587528 gene encoding glycine-rich protein 2-like: MSERLSGTVKWFNDQKGFGFITPNDGGEDLFVHQSSIRSEGFRTLGDGETVEYTIEEDAGGRTKAVDVTGPEEGPVQGSRGGGGGGGGGGRGRGGGGGGYGFNGGSGGRSGGGRGGRGSGGYGGGSYGSGGGGYGGGGGGYGGGGGGGGACFKCGESGHMARDCSQGGGGYGGGGGGYGGGGRGGGGGGGASGGCYQCGESGHFARECPNRG, translated from the coding sequence atgagtgAGAGACTGAGCGGCACCGTCAAGTGGTTCAATGACCAGAAGGGGTTCGGCTTCATAACCCCCAACGACGGTGGCGAGGATCTGTTTGTACACCAGTCCTCCATCCGATCCGAAGGTTTCCGCACTCTCGGAGACGGCGAGACGGTCGAGTACACCATCGAGGAGGATGCCGGTGGCCGAACCAAGGCTGTCGACGTGACTGGCCCAGAGGAGGGTCCCGTACAGGGTAGCCGTGGTGGCGGGGGTGGTGGCGGGGGTGGTGGCCGAGGCCGCGGAGGCGGTGGCGGAGGCTACGGCTTTAACGGTGGTTCTGGTGGACGTAGCGGTGGGGGTAGAGGTGGCCGTGGAAGCGGTGGGTACGGAGGTGGAAGCTACGGATCGGGCGGCGGTGGCTACGGAGGTGGTGGCGGGGGCTACGGAGGTGGAGGAGGTGGCGGTGGTGCGTGCTTCAAGTGTGGCGAATCCGGACACATGGCTAGGGACTGCTCTCAGGGAGGTGGAGGCTACGGCGGCGGTGGAGGCGGCTATGGCGGTGGCGGACGCGGCGGTGGAGGAGGCGGAGGTGCTTCCGGAGGCTGTTATCAGTGTGGTGAGTCGGGCCATTTCGCAAGGGAGTGCCCGAACAGGGGTTAA
- the LOC126584995 gene encoding auxin transporter-like protein 2 yields the protein MESSDKVVETVIVGNYVEMEADGKAKSFKSKLSKFLWDGGSAYDAWFSCASNQVAQVLLTLPYSFSQLGMLSGILFQLFYGLLGSWTAYLISTLYIEYRTRKEREKIDFRNHVIQWFEVLDGLLGKHWRNVGLAFNCTFLLFGSVIQLIACASNIYYINDNLDKRTWTYIFGACCATTVFIPSFHNYRVWSFLGLVMTTYTAWYLTIASFLHGQVEGVKHSGPTKLVLYFTGATNILYTFGGHAVTVEIMHAMWKPQKFKAIYLFATLYVLTLTLPSASAVYWAFGDLLLNHSNAFSLLPKSPFRDMAVILMLIHQFITFGFACTPLYFVWEKAIGMHECKSLCKRAAARLPVVIPIWFLAIIFPFFGPINSTVGSLLVSFTVYIIPSLAHIFTYRSAAARENAVESPPRFLGGWIGSYTINVFVVVWVFVVGFGFGGWASITNFVHQIDTFGLFTKCYQCPPPLPPMVFNTTSAPPPLRHPLPRNHSLTP from the exons ATGGAGTCATCGGATAAGGTGGTGGAAACAGTGATAGTAGGAAATTATGTAGAAATGGAGGCAGATGGGAAGGCCAAGAGCTTCAAGAGCAAGCTCTCCAAGTTCTTATGGGATGGTGGGTCTGCTTATGATGCTTGGTTCAGCTGTGCTTCCAATCAG GTGGCTCAAGTTCTGCTTACTTTGCCGTACTCGTTCTCGCAGCTGGGAATGCTCTCTGGGATTCTCTTCCAGCTTTTCTATGGCTTGTTGGGCAGTTGGACTGCTTACCTGATTAGCACACTCTATATTGAATACAGAaccagaaaagaaagagaaaaaattgATTTCAGAAACCATGTCATCCAG TGGTTTGAAGTTCTTGATGGACTGCTTGGGAAACACTGGAGGAACGTGGGGTTGGCATTTAACTGCACATTTCTTCTATTTGGATCTGTCATTCAACTCATAGCTTGTGCAAG TAATATATATTACATAAATGATAATCTGGACAAGAGGACTTGGACTTACATCTTCGGAGCTTGCTGTGCCACCACTGTCTTTATCCCTTCATTTCACAACTACAGAGTTTGGTCATTTTTGGGCCTTGTTATGACCACTTACACTGCTTGGTACCTCACCATTGCCTCCTTCCTCCATGGCCAG GTTGAGGGAGTGAAGCACTCTGGTCCGACTAAGCTGGTGCTATACTTCACCGGGGCCACAAACATTCTCTACACTTTCGGGGGACATGCTGTTACTGT GGAGATCATGCATGCTATGTGGAAACCTCAGAAGTTCAAGGCCATATATTTATTTGCTACCCTGTATGTGCTGACACTGACCCTTCCCTCTGCATCAGCAGTGTATTGGGCATTTGGAGACTTGCTTCTTAACCACTCCAacgctttctctctcctccctaaATCTCCCTTCAGAGACATGGCTGTCATTTTAATGCTCATCCACCAG TTTATAACATTTGGGTTTGCATGCACACCACTATACTTTGTGTGGGAGAAAGCCATTGGCATGCATGAATGCAAGAGCTTGTGCAAGAGAGCAGCAGCAAGACTGCCTGTGGTGATCCCTATCTGGTTCTTGGCCATCATCTTCCCATTCTTTGGACCAATCAATTCCACCGTTGGATCACTCCTAGTCAGCTTCACAGTCTACATCATCCCATCCCTGGCCCACATTTTCACTTACAGATCAGCTGCTGCAAGAGAG AATGCAGTGGAGAGCCCACCGAGATTCCTAGGAGGATGGATAGGATCATACACAATCAATGTGTTTGTGGTGGTGTGGGTGTTTGTGGTTGGGTTTGGATTCGGGGGTTGGGCGAGCATTACAAACTTTGTGCACCAGATCGACACATTTGGCCTCTTCACCAAGTGTTACCAATGCCCTCCGCCGCTGCCGCCCATGGTCTTTAACACAACTTCCGCTCCTCCTCCTCTCCGCCACCCTCTGCCTCGCAATCACTCCCTTACCCCTTGA